One genomic segment of Falco cherrug isolate bFalChe1 chromosome 13, bFalChe1.pri, whole genome shotgun sequence includes these proteins:
- the LOC129737283 gene encoding E3 ubiquitin-protein ligase RBBP6-like, which produces MTTGFKTLLKPVDKNVEPVCRIKRSTGIPRSFLVEVKDPNTKGAMLTKAGKYAIPTINAEAYAREKKEKPPFLPEEPSSSSADRPVPNELLCPICKDPVTDAALIPCCGASYCDECIRTALLESEEHTCPACHQTGVSPDALVANNFLRQAVNNFHNGTGYTTGLHKEIQQQQRQPPSPPARPLVTVTPAAQQDNRQYHVFWAPKSKKYPHLVIR; this is translated from the exons ATGACGACTGGGTTCAAAACTCTGCTCAAACCTGTG GACAAAAATGTGGAGCCTGTTTGCAGAATTAAAAGGAGCACCGGAATTCCAAGGAGTTTCCTGGTGGAGGTGAAGGATCCCAACACAAAAGGTGCCATGCTGACAAAGGCTGGGAAATACGCAATACCAACTATTAATGC GGAAGCTTATgctagagagaaaaaggaaaagccacccTTTTTACCAGAggagccctcctcctcctccgcagACAGGCCTGTTCCAAACGAGTTGTTATGTCCCATTTGTAAAGATCCAGTGACGGATGCAGCGCTTATTCCATGCTGTGGAGCAAGTTATTGTGACGAAT GTATTAGAACAGCTTTACTGGAATCGGAGGAACATACTTGCCCGGCGTGTCATCAGACAGGTGTTTCTCCTGACGCTTTAGTTGCCAACAACTTCCTGCGCCAG GCTGTGAACAACTTCCACAATGGAACCGGCTACACAACAGGGCTCCATAAGGagattcagcagcagcagcgacaGCCGCCGTCACCGCCTGCACGACCACTTGTGACTGTGACACCTGCTGCTCAG CAAGACAACCGGCAGTACCATGTCTTCTGGGCCCCCAAGAGCAAAAAATACCCACACCTG GTCATCCGATGA
- the LOC129737284 gene encoding T-cell activation Rho GTPase-activating protein-like: MVTAYPTDSPLAVSATSWVKVMANRAGAPVWRSSSPDCQGEALSDAEPVLSADVRLTRGRKRSERRLLLLHEELVVAKLRSQALKELTPEGRTGARVTHLTSIKLLERELSRRHAFGQPLAALCGEDNTLPRPIQELLAVLRQQGPATEGIFRRAAGGTELRQLREALDRGKDIDVGSQPALLLAVILKDFLRSIPTKLLVVDLYEDWMAAMERASKQAKVEELKAVADKLPAANLLLLKRLMALLQHIGHNAATSRMSCSNLAICVGPNLLSAD; encoded by the exons ATGGTCACGGCCTACCCCACAGACTCGCCCCTGGCCGTGTCGGCCACCAGCTGGGTGAAGGTCATGGCTAacagggcaggggctcctgTGTGGCGCTCATCCAGCCCTGATTGCCAAGG ggaggctctcagcgacgCCGAGCCGGTGCTGAGCGCGGACGTGCGGCTGACCCGGGGCCGCAAGAGGAGCGAGAGGCGCCTTCTGCTCCTCCACGAGGAACTGGTGGTCGCCAAGTTGCg atcccaggcactgaaggagct gacaccagaaggacGCACGGGAGCCCGCGTCACCCATCTGACATCCATCAAGCTCCTGGAGAGGGAGCTGAGCCGCCGCCAcgcc tttgggcagcccctggcagccctctgtggggaggacaacacgctgccccggcccatccag gagctgctggctgtcctgcgcCAGCAAGGACCAGCAACGGAGGGGATATTCCGCAGAGCTGCCGGTGGGACAGAACTTCGGCAGCTGCGCGAGGCCCTGGACCGCGGCAAGGACATCGACGTAGGAagccagcctgcgctgctgctggccgtcatCTTGAAG GACTTCCTGCGAAGCATCCCCACCAAGCTCCTCGTCGTCGACCTCTACGAGGACTGGatggcagccatggagagggccagcaagcaggccaaggtggaggagctgaaagc ggtggccGACAAGTTGCCTGCGGCCAACCTCCTGCTCCTGAAGCGGctgatggccctgctgcagcacatcggccacaacgcagccaccagcagaatgagctgcagcaacctggccatCTGCGTCGGGCccaacctgctga GTGCCGACTGA